Proteins encoded within one genomic window of Streptomyces sp. NBC_01314:
- a CDS encoding SIMPL domain-containing protein, whose product MTTSPEEAQPPAVPYGTPDAPRIAVRGEAHLEVDPETARIGITVLARGKDRRTALDDLTRRNTTVLDLVKTYGEAVERLETGAFSITPELKEKSRGERIQAYHGRVHITAELTDFTALGELTTRLADLDLTRVDGPWWSLRPDSPAHKRARQQAVREAVQRAREYAEALGTSLAALVELADIGAEAPQPLHPAGPGGRMRSMIAGAEDTTAAPLDLEPQRQRVHAQVNARFTMLPPQL is encoded by the coding sequence ATGACCACCAGCCCAGAGGAAGCCCAACCCCCGGCCGTCCCCTACGGCACCCCCGACGCACCCCGCATCGCCGTCCGCGGCGAAGCCCACCTCGAAGTCGACCCCGAGACAGCCCGCATCGGAATCACCGTCCTCGCCCGCGGCAAGGACCGGCGCACCGCCCTCGACGACCTCACCCGCCGCAACACCACCGTCCTCGACCTCGTCAAAACCTACGGCGAAGCAGTCGAACGCCTGGAGACCGGCGCCTTCTCCATCACCCCCGAACTGAAGGAGAAGAGCAGAGGCGAAAGAATCCAGGCCTACCACGGCCGCGTCCACATCACCGCCGAGCTGACCGACTTCACCGCACTGGGCGAACTCACCACCCGCCTCGCAGACCTCGACCTCACACGCGTCGACGGCCCCTGGTGGTCCCTCCGCCCCGACTCACCCGCCCACAAACGAGCCCGACAGCAGGCCGTACGGGAAGCCGTACAACGCGCCAGGGAGTACGCGGAAGCCCTGGGCACCTCCCTGGCCGCCCTGGTCGAACTCGCCGACATCGGCGCGGAGGCACCCCAACCCCTCCACCCGGCCGGCCCAGGCGGCCGTATGCGATCCATGATCGCCGGAGCCGAGGACACCACCGCCGCCCCCCTCGACCTCGAACCCCAACGGCAACGCGTCCACGCACAGGTCAACGCCCGCTTCACGATGCTGCCACCACAACTGTGA
- a CDS encoding 5'-nucleotidase C-terminal domain-containing protein: MPLNRRKFLKKSAVTGAGVAIAGSAMAPSAQAAEVKGGGKKDPDRYRFTVMGTTDLHGNVFNWDYFTDKEFDDKAHNDVGLAKISTLVNRIRKEKGRRNTLLIDAGDTIQGTQLSYYYAKVDPITAKGGPVHPMAQAMNAMDYDAAALGNHEFNYGIPVLRKFQKQCRFPLLGANALDAKTLLPAFPPYSMHRMRASHGRDVKVAVLGLTNPGIAIWDKANVQGKMTFPGLEEQAAKWVPKLRSMGADVVIVSAHSGSSGTSSYGDQLPYIENAAGLVAEQVPGIDAILVGHAHTEIPEYFVTNKETGKKVVLSEPLKWGQRLTLFDFELVWGKGRWEVERVGAQVLNSNAVEEDPKIVSMLVDEHKKVVAYVNQIIGTNAAEMTSVEAPYKDVAIIDLINHIQADTVKQALSSSEYGSLPVLSQAAAFSRSAVIPAGNVSIRDVAGLYVFENTLEARLMTGAQMKAYLEFSANYFVQTAADAVIDPAKLTNANGTPDYNYDAVSGLSYEIDIAKPAGSRISNVLFEGVALADDRKFVFAVNNYRANGGGNFPHVAAAQLLWSNSDEIRNTMIAWVKAKGSIDPAAFASVDWKLTRNGTPVF, translated from the coding sequence ATGCCCTTGAACCGCCGGAAGTTCCTGAAGAAGTCGGCCGTGACCGGTGCGGGAGTGGCCATCGCCGGTTCGGCCATGGCTCCGAGTGCGCAGGCGGCCGAGGTGAAGGGTGGCGGGAAGAAGGACCCCGACCGGTACAGGTTCACCGTGATGGGGACGACCGACCTGCACGGCAATGTCTTCAACTGGGACTACTTCACGGACAAGGAGTTCGACGACAAGGCGCACAACGACGTCGGTCTGGCGAAGATCTCCACGCTGGTGAACCGGATCCGCAAGGAGAAGGGGCGGCGGAACACGCTGCTCATCGATGCCGGTGACACCATCCAGGGCACGCAGCTGTCGTACTACTACGCGAAGGTGGACCCGATCACCGCCAAGGGTGGTCCGGTGCATCCGATGGCGCAGGCGATGAACGCGATGGACTACGACGCGGCGGCGCTGGGCAACCACGAGTTCAACTATGGCATTCCGGTGCTGCGGAAGTTCCAGAAGCAGTGTCGTTTCCCGTTGCTGGGTGCGAACGCGCTGGATGCCAAGACGCTTCTGCCGGCGTTCCCGCCGTACAGCATGCACCGGATGCGTGCGTCGCACGGGCGGGATGTGAAGGTGGCGGTGCTGGGGCTCACGAACCCGGGTATCGCGATCTGGGACAAGGCCAATGTGCAGGGGAAGATGACGTTCCCGGGGCTTGAGGAGCAGGCCGCGAAGTGGGTGCCGAAGCTGCGGTCGATGGGGGCGGATGTCGTCATCGTGTCGGCGCACAGTGGGTCGTCCGGCACCTCTTCGTACGGTGATCAGTTGCCGTACATCGAGAACGCGGCCGGGCTGGTGGCCGAGCAGGTGCCGGGGATCGACGCGATTCTGGTGGGGCACGCGCACACGGAGATTCCGGAGTACTTCGTCACCAACAAGGAGACCGGTAAGAAGGTCGTGCTGTCGGAGCCGCTGAAGTGGGGGCAGCGGCTGACGCTGTTCGACTTCGAGCTGGTGTGGGGCAAGGGCCGCTGGGAGGTCGAGAGGGTCGGCGCGCAGGTTCTCAACTCCAACGCGGTGGAGGAGGACCCGAAGATCGTGTCGATGCTCGTTGACGAGCACAAGAAGGTCGTCGCGTACGTCAATCAGATCATCGGTACGAACGCTGCCGAGATGACGTCGGTGGAGGCGCCGTACAAGGATGTGGCGATCATCGATCTGATCAACCACATTCAGGCCGACACGGTGAAGCAGGCCCTCTCCTCCTCCGAGTACGGGTCGCTGCCGGTGTTGTCGCAGGCGGCGGCGTTCTCGCGGAGCGCGGTGATTCCGGCGGGGAACGTCAGCATTCGGGACGTGGCGGGTCTGTATGTCTTCGAGAACACGCTGGAGGCGCGTCTGATGACGGGTGCGCAGATGAAGGCGTATCTGGAGTTCTCGGCGAACTACTTCGTGCAGACGGCGGCGGACGCGGTGATCGATCCGGCGAAGCTGACGAACGCGAACGGGACGCCGGACTACAACTACGACGCGGTGAGTGGTCTGTCGTACGAGATCGATATCGCGAAGCCGGCGGGGTCGCGTATCTCGAACGTGCTGTTCGAGGGGGTGGCGTTGGCGGACGACCGGAAGTTCGTGTTCGCGGTGAACAACTACCGGGCCAACGGCGGTGGCAACTTCCCGCATGTGGCCGCGGCCCAGCTGCTGTGGTCGAACTCGGACGAGATTCGTAACACGATGATCGCGTGGGTGAAGGCGAAGGGGTCGATCGATCCGGCGGCGTTCGCGTCGGTGGACTGGAAGTTGACGCGGAACGGTACGCCGGTCTTCTAG
- a CDS encoding branched-chain amino acid ABC transporter permease, with the protein MTTHTTASPAPATKHDHTPRGLVGIPENIGRALATGGGALAVISAFLAWTWTSAFPGNLTVNGYPGGLQVLVLIGGALTTLLGLASYGVKGLRWLIPAGADSAISLAALGTFITAWYTVIAISVQLGGAVNLEPGAYLAAVATLAALLGALSLPFEHPEAETPDPEDTPQERIARVGRQIRALIKSAFATGTPTPAPKLPAFAEILIIVAAMALGLLVFTYGIGTEYDELFVGFLITAGFSFGALAKAGLAGRVSAVTSKHRTVTMAGAFTAAAAFPFTQSDDQYATIGVYILIFATVALGLNIVVGLAGLLDLGYVAFLGVGAYTAAMVSGSPSSPFDIHLPFWASAILGAIVAMIFGVLIGAPTLRLRGDYLAIVTLGFGEIFRLAVLNMDGTSGPDITNGSNGISSIPNLNILGFDFGQEHTIAGFTIARFANYFFLMLVITLIVVVVFRRSSDSRIGRAWIAIREDETAALAMGINGFRVKLIAFALGAALAGLAGTVQAHVTYTVTPEQYQFAHVVPPNSAFLLAAVVLGGMGTISGPLVGAALLYLIPAKLQFLGDYQLFAFGLALVLLMRFRPEGLIPNRRRQLEFHEDAEAPTVLSKAGA; encoded by the coding sequence ATGACCACACACACGACCGCATCCCCCGCACCCGCCACCAAGCACGACCACACCCCCAGGGGCCTCGTCGGCATCCCGGAGAACATCGGCCGCGCCCTCGCCACCGGCGGCGGCGCCCTCGCCGTGATCTCCGCCTTCCTCGCCTGGACCTGGACCTCCGCCTTCCCCGGCAACCTCACGGTCAACGGCTACCCCGGCGGCCTCCAGGTCCTCGTCCTCATCGGCGGCGCCCTCACCACCCTCCTCGGCCTCGCCTCCTACGGCGTCAAGGGCCTGCGCTGGCTCATCCCCGCCGGCGCCGACAGCGCGATCAGCCTCGCCGCACTCGGCACCTTCATCACCGCCTGGTACACGGTCATCGCGATCAGCGTCCAGCTCGGCGGCGCCGTCAACCTCGAACCCGGCGCCTACCTCGCGGCCGTCGCCACCCTCGCCGCCCTGCTCGGCGCGCTCTCCCTGCCCTTCGAGCACCCCGAGGCCGAGACCCCCGACCCCGAGGACACCCCGCAGGAACGGATCGCCCGCGTCGGACGCCAGATCCGCGCCCTGATCAAGTCCGCCTTCGCCACCGGCACACCCACACCGGCCCCGAAGCTGCCCGCCTTCGCCGAGATCCTGATCATCGTCGCGGCCATGGCCCTCGGCCTGCTCGTCTTCACCTACGGCATCGGCACCGAATACGACGAACTCTTCGTCGGCTTCCTCATCACCGCCGGCTTCAGCTTCGGCGCCCTCGCCAAAGCCGGCCTCGCCGGCCGCGTCTCCGCCGTCACCTCGAAGCACCGCACCGTCACCATGGCCGGCGCCTTCACCGCCGCCGCCGCCTTCCCCTTCACCCAGTCCGACGACCAGTACGCGACCATCGGCGTCTACATCCTGATCTTCGCCACCGTCGCCCTCGGCCTCAACATCGTCGTCGGCCTCGCCGGCCTCCTCGACCTCGGATACGTCGCCTTCCTCGGCGTCGGCGCCTACACCGCGGCCATGGTCTCCGGCTCCCCCTCCTCCCCCTTCGACATCCACCTGCCGTTCTGGGCCTCCGCGATCCTCGGCGCCATCGTCGCCATGATCTTCGGCGTCCTCATCGGCGCCCCCACCCTGCGCCTGCGCGGCGACTACCTCGCCATCGTCACCCTCGGCTTCGGTGAGATCTTCCGCCTCGCCGTCCTCAACATGGACGGCACCTCCGGACCCGACATCACCAACGGCTCCAACGGCATCTCCTCGATCCCGAACCTCAACATCCTCGGGTTCGACTTCGGCCAGGAACACACCATCGCCGGGTTCACCATCGCCCGATTCGCCAACTACTTCTTCCTGATGCTCGTCATCACCCTCATCGTCGTAGTCGTCTTCCGACGCAGCAGCGACTCCCGCATCGGCCGCGCCTGGATCGCCATCCGCGAGGACGAGACCGCCGCCCTGGCCATGGGCATCAACGGCTTCCGGGTCAAGCTCATCGCCTTCGCCCTCGGCGCAGCCCTCGCCGGCCTCGCCGGCACCGTCCAGGCACACGTCACCTACACCGTGACACCCGAGCAGTACCAGTTCGCCCACGTCGTCCCACCGAACTCCGCCTTCCTCCTGGCAGCGGTCGTACTCGGCGGCATGGGCACCATCAGCGGCCCCCTCGTCGGCGCCGCACTGCTCTACCTCATCCCGGCCAAGCTCCAGTTCCTCGGCGACTACCAGCTCTTCGCCTTCGGCCTCGCGCTCGTGCTGCTCATGCGCTTCCGTCCGGAAGGCCTCATCCCCAACCGGCGCCGCCAGCTCGAATTCCACGAAGACGCCGAAGCACCCACAGTCCTCAGCAAGGCAGGGGCCTGA
- a CDS encoding helix-turn-helix domain-containing protein: MNFHGTEVRQKALTLLRGGTKNAEVARRLNVPLGTVSYWKHLDRAKRGECPGRHSPPCPRCDERELDESAYSYLLGLYLGDGHIVQNRAMRVPSLSIACADTHPGLMDECEKAMRTVFPGNSVCRVRRKGCREVKLYSKHLRCLFPQHGPGMKHERTITLAPWQQEIVNAHPWKFIRGLIHSDGCRITNWTTRLVGSERKRYEYPRYFFANKSDDIRQLYTDTLDKLGVEWASCARSGTPFNISVARKASVALMDTHVGPKY, from the coding sequence ATGAACTTCCATGGCACTGAGGTGCGACAGAAGGCCCTCACGCTGCTGCGCGGCGGTACGAAGAACGCGGAGGTAGCCCGTCGGCTCAACGTGCCGCTGGGGACGGTCAGTTACTGGAAACATCTTGACCGGGCGAAGCGAGGAGAGTGCCCCGGACGCCACAGCCCGCCCTGCCCACGTTGCGACGAACGAGAACTCGACGAGTCGGCGTACAGCTACCTGCTTGGGCTCTACCTCGGCGACGGTCACATCGTCCAAAACCGCGCGATGCGAGTGCCCAGCCTGTCGATCGCCTGCGCCGATACGCACCCCGGACTCATGGACGAGTGCGAGAAAGCCATGCGGACGGTGTTCCCCGGAAACTCGGTCTGCAGAGTTCGCCGAAAGGGCTGCCGAGAGGTGAAGCTGTACTCCAAGCATCTGCGGTGCCTCTTCCCCCAGCACGGCCCCGGCATGAAGCACGAGCGCACCATCACTCTCGCCCCGTGGCAGCAGGAAATCGTCAACGCTCACCCATGGAAGTTCATCCGAGGCCTCATCCACTCCGACGGCTGCCGCATCACCAACTGGACAACCCGCCTGGTCGGCAGTGAGCGCAAGCGCTATGAGTACCCGCGTTACTTCTTCGCCAACAAGTCCGACGACATCCGGCAGCTCTACACCGACACCCTCGACAAACTCGGCGTTGAGTGGGCGAGCTGCGCCCGCAGCGGAACCCCGTTCAACATCTCCGTCGCCCGCAAAGCCTCCGTCGCCCTCATGGACACCCACGTAGGCCCGAAGTACTAA
- a CDS encoding branched-chain amino acid ABC transporter permease, which yields MNELPQQLVNGLLLGSMYGLVAIGYTMVYGIVQLINFAHGEIFMLGGFGAITVYLYVLPDGTTLWVALPLMLIGGIVVAVLAAVGAERLAYRPLRTAPRLAPLITAIGLSLALQQAVWAWYPDAKESINFPQIDGGPFEIGSVTIQTGDIFLLVAAPISMAILAYFVMKTRTGRGMQATAQDPDTAKLMGINTDRIIVVAFALGAAFAAVGAVAYGLKYGQVQFRMGFILGLKAFTAAVLGGIGNIYGAMLGGVVLGLAEALSTAYIADIPGMEQFGSQSWANVWAFVLLILVLLVRPQGLLGERVADRA from the coding sequence GTGAACGAACTGCCGCAGCAGCTGGTCAACGGCCTGCTACTAGGATCCATGTACGGGCTGGTCGCCATCGGCTACACGATGGTCTATGGCATCGTCCAGCTCATCAACTTCGCCCACGGTGAGATCTTCATGCTGGGCGGCTTCGGCGCCATCACGGTCTACCTGTACGTGTTGCCCGACGGCACCACCCTGTGGGTCGCACTCCCGCTCATGCTCATCGGCGGCATCGTCGTCGCCGTACTCGCCGCCGTGGGAGCGGAACGCCTCGCCTACCGGCCCCTGCGCACCGCACCCCGCCTCGCCCCCCTCATCACCGCCATCGGCCTCTCCCTGGCCCTCCAGCAAGCGGTGTGGGCCTGGTACCCGGACGCCAAGGAGTCCATCAATTTCCCGCAGATCGACGGCGGCCCCTTCGAAATCGGCAGCGTCACCATCCAGACCGGTGACATCTTCCTGCTCGTCGCCGCCCCGATCAGCATGGCGATCCTCGCCTACTTCGTCATGAAGACCCGCACCGGCCGCGGCATGCAGGCCACCGCGCAGGACCCCGACACCGCCAAGCTCATGGGCATCAACACCGACCGCATCATCGTGGTCGCCTTCGCCCTCGGCGCCGCGTTCGCCGCCGTCGGAGCCGTCGCCTACGGCCTCAAGTACGGCCAGGTCCAGTTCCGCATGGGCTTCATCCTCGGCCTCAAGGCCTTCACCGCGGCCGTCCTCGGCGGCATCGGCAACATCTACGGCGCCATGCTCGGCGGCGTCGTCCTCGGCCTCGCCGAAGCCCTCTCCACCGCCTACATCGCCGACATCCCCGGCATGGAGCAGTTCGGCAGCCAGTCCTGGGCCAACGTCTGGGCGTTCGTACTCCTCATCCTCGTACTCCTGGTCAGGCCACAGGGTCTGCTCGGTGAGCGCGTGGCGGACAGGGCGTGA
- a CDS encoding ABC transporter ATP-binding protein translates to MTPLLEVEDLRVAYGKIEAVKGISFKVNAGEVVTLIGTNGAGKTTTLRTLSGLLKPVGGQVKFNGKSLKKVPAHDIVALGLAHSPEGRHIFPRMTIEDNLRLGAFLRNDKPGIEKDIQRAYDLFPILGERRKQAAGTLSGGEQQMLAMGRALMSQPKLLMLDEPSMGLSPIMMQKIMATIAELKSQGTTILLVEQNAQAALSLADQGHVMEIGKVVLSGTGSDLLHDESVRKAYLGED, encoded by the coding sequence ATGACCCCACTGCTCGAAGTAGAGGACCTCCGGGTCGCCTACGGCAAAATCGAAGCCGTCAAGGGCATCTCCTTCAAGGTCAACGCCGGCGAGGTCGTCACCCTCATCGGCACCAACGGCGCCGGCAAGACCACCACCCTGCGCACCCTCTCGGGCCTGCTCAAGCCCGTCGGCGGCCAGGTCAAGTTCAACGGCAAGTCACTGAAGAAGGTCCCCGCGCACGACATCGTCGCGCTCGGCCTCGCCCACTCCCCCGAGGGCCGGCACATCTTCCCGCGCATGACCATCGAGGACAACCTCCGCCTCGGCGCCTTCCTGCGCAACGACAAGCCCGGCATCGAGAAGGACATCCAGCGCGCCTACGACCTCTTCCCCATCCTGGGAGAACGTCGCAAGCAGGCCGCGGGTACGTTGTCCGGCGGCGAGCAGCAGATGCTGGCCATGGGCCGCGCGCTCATGTCCCAGCCGAAGCTGCTCATGCTCGACGAACCCTCCATGGGCCTCTCGCCGATCATGATGCAGAAGATCATGGCCACGATCGCCGAACTGAAGTCACAGGGCACCACCATCCTGCTCGTCGAACAGAACGCGCAGGCCGCGCTCTCGCTCGCCGACCAGGGCCACGTCATGGAGATCGGCAAGGTCGTCCTCTCCGGCACGGGCTCCGACCTGCTCCACGACGAATCGGTCCGCAAGGCCTACCTCGGCGAAGACTGA
- the pyk gene encoding pyruvate kinase, which translates to MRRAKIVCTLGPATDSYDQIKALVEAGMDIARFNLSHGGHAEHDERYQHVRKATDETGRSVGTLADLQGPKIRLGRFTEGPVLLERGDTFTISVEEGAEGDSEGCGTTYTGLAADVSPGEHILVDDGKVTLEVTAVDGPRIHTRVVEGGMISDNKGLNLPGVAVSVPALSEKDEEDLRWALRTGFDIIALSFVRSGRDIEHVHQIMDEEGRRLPVIAKIEKPQAVDNIEEIVAAFDGIMVARGDLGVEMPLEQVPLVQKRTVKLAKRNAKPVIVATQMLDSMINNSRPTRAEVSDVANAVLDGTDAVMLSGETSVGKYAVETVRTMSRIVAAAESDMLAKGLPPLTEHNKPRTQGGAMARAAAELGDFLDAKFLVAFSQSGDTARRLSRYRSPIPLLAFTPDPATRSQLSLTWGVETFLGPSVDSTDAMVDQVDELLLKYGRCKKGDVVVITAGSPPGVAGFTNMVRVHHIGEEESPK; encoded by the coding sequence ATGCGCCGAGCAAAGATCGTCTGCACCCTCGGGCCCGCCACCGACTCGTACGACCAGATCAAGGCACTGGTCGAGGCCGGCATGGACATCGCCCGCTTCAACCTCAGCCACGGCGGCCACGCCGAACACGACGAGCGCTACCAACACGTCCGCAAGGCCACCGACGAGACCGGCCGCAGCGTCGGCACCCTCGCCGACCTTCAAGGCCCGAAGATCCGCCTCGGCCGCTTCACCGAAGGCCCCGTACTCCTTGAACGCGGAGACACCTTCACGATCAGCGTGGAAGAGGGGGCGGAAGGGGACAGCGAAGGCTGCGGCACGACATACACCGGCCTGGCAGCCGACGTCAGCCCCGGCGAACACATCCTCGTCGACGACGGCAAGGTCACCCTGGAAGTCACGGCGGTCGACGGCCCCCGAATCCACACCAGGGTCGTCGAAGGCGGAATGATCTCCGACAACAAAGGGCTGAACCTGCCGGGCGTCGCCGTCTCGGTACCCGCGCTGTCGGAGAAGGACGAGGAAGACCTCCGCTGGGCGCTCCGCACCGGCTTCGACATCATCGCGCTGTCCTTCGTGCGCTCCGGCCGGGACATCGAACACGTCCACCAGATCATGGACGAGGAGGGCCGCCGACTCCCCGTCATCGCCAAGATCGAGAAACCGCAGGCGGTCGACAACATCGAGGAGATCGTCGCGGCCTTCGACGGCATCATGGTCGCGCGCGGAGACCTGGGCGTCGAGATGCCCCTCGAACAGGTCCCCCTGGTCCAGAAACGCACGGTCAAGCTCGCGAAGCGCAACGCCAAGCCGGTCATCGTCGCCACCCAGATGCTCGACTCGATGATCAACAACTCCCGGCCGACCCGCGCCGAGGTCAGCGACGTCGCCAACGCCGTGCTCGACGGCACGGACGCGGTGATGCTGTCCGGCGAGACGAGCGTCGGCAAGTACGCGGTGGAGACGGTCCGCACGATGAGCCGCATCGTGGCGGCGGCCGAATCGGACATGCTGGCGAAGGGCCTCCCGCCTCTCACCGAGCACAACAAACCCCGCACCCAGGGCGGCGCGATGGCCCGCGCGGCCGCCGAGCTCGGCGACTTCCTCGACGCCAAGTTCCTGGTCGCCTTCAGCCAGTCCGGCGACACGGCCCGCCGCCTCTCCCGCTACCGCTCCCCGATCCCGCTCCTGGCCTTCACCCCGGACCCGGCGACACGCTCGCAGCTGAGCCTCACGTGGGGCGTGGAGACCTTCCTGGGCCCGAGCGTCGACTCGACGGACGCGATGGTCGACCAGGTGGACGAGCTGCTGCTGAAGTACGGCCGCTGCAAGAAGGGCGACGTGGTGGTGATCACGGCGGGCTCACCGCCGGGGGTCGCGGGCTTCACGAACATGGTGCGGGTGCATCACATCGGGGAGGAGGAAAGCCCGAAGTAG
- a CDS encoding ANTAR domain-containing response regulator encodes MTAPESPQPVDDDKSHVPPLTTRVVIAEDEALIRLDLKEMLEEEGYSVVGEAGDGEQAVELAREHRPDLVILDVKMPKMDGISAAEKIAEERIAPVLMLTAFSQRDLVERARDAGAMAYLVKPFSKSDVVPAIEMAVSRFTELKELENEVADLTLRLETRKLVDRAKSILQTEYGLTEPAAFRWIQKTSMDRRMSMQQVAEAVILDADEKKAAKD; translated from the coding sequence GTGACCGCCCCCGAGTCGCCCCAGCCCGTCGACGACGACAAGTCGCACGTGCCTCCGCTGACGACCCGTGTCGTCATCGCCGAGGACGAGGCGTTGATCCGCCTCGATCTGAAGGAGATGCTCGAAGAAGAGGGCTACTCCGTCGTGGGCGAGGCCGGTGACGGTGAGCAGGCCGTCGAGCTGGCCCGGGAGCACCGGCCCGACCTCGTGATTCTCGATGTGAAGATGCCGAAGATGGACGGGATCTCCGCCGCCGAGAAGATCGCCGAGGAGCGTATCGCGCCCGTGCTGATGCTGACCGCCTTCTCGCAGCGTGACCTCGTCGAGCGCGCTCGGGACGCCGGTGCGATGGCGTACCTGGTGAAGCCGTTCAGCAAGAGTGACGTCGTGCCGGCCATCGAGATGGCCGTGTCTCGGTTCACGGAGCTGAAGGAGCTGGAGAACGAGGTTGCCGACCTCACGCTCCGCCTGGAGACCCGCAAGCTCGTCGACCGGGCGAAGTCGATTCTGCAGACGGAGTACGGGCTGACGGAGCCGGCCGCGTTCCGTTGGATCCAGAAGACGTCGATGGACCGTCGGATGTCGATGCAGCAGGTCGCGGAGGCCGTCATTCTGGACGCCGACGAGAAGAAGGCGGCCAAGGACTGA
- a CDS encoding ABC transporter ATP-binding protein codes for MTTDTTTKDTAPGANAPGETVLDARGVTMRFGGLTAVRNVNLTVNSGEIVGLIGPNGAGKTTFFNCLTGLYIPTEGEVRYKGQVLPPKSFKVTAAGIARTFQNIRLFANMTVLENVLVGRHTRTKEGLWSALLRGPGFHRAEAASRERAMELLEFVGLDAKAEHLARNLPYGEQRKLEIARALASEPGLLLLDEPTAGMNPQETRTTEELVFAIRDKGIAVLVIEHDMRFIFNLCDRVAVLVQGEKLVEGDSATVQGDERVVAAYLGEPFEDAPGQDEVAEVEAAEAHAAPGKENDR; via the coding sequence ATGACCACCGACACCACCACCAAGGACACCGCACCCGGCGCCAACGCACCCGGCGAGACCGTCCTCGACGCCCGCGGCGTCACCATGCGCTTCGGCGGCCTCACCGCCGTACGCAACGTCAACCTCACCGTCAACAGCGGCGAGATCGTCGGACTCATCGGCCCCAACGGCGCCGGCAAGACGACCTTCTTCAACTGCCTCACCGGCCTCTACATCCCCACCGAGGGCGAAGTCCGCTACAAGGGCCAGGTCCTCCCCCCCAAGTCCTTCAAGGTCACCGCGGCCGGCATCGCCCGCACCTTCCAGAACATCCGCCTGTTCGCCAACATGACGGTCCTGGAAAACGTCCTCGTCGGACGCCACACCCGCACCAAGGAAGGCCTCTGGTCCGCCCTCCTGCGCGGCCCCGGCTTCCACAGGGCCGAAGCCGCCTCACGCGAACGCGCCATGGAACTCCTGGAGTTCGTCGGCCTCGACGCCAAAGCCGAACACCTCGCACGCAACCTGCCCTACGGCGAACAGCGCAAGCTGGAAATCGCGCGAGCACTCGCGAGCGAGCCCGGCCTGCTCCTCCTGGACGAGCCCACCGCCGGCATGAACCCCCAGGAAACGCGAACCACCGAAGAACTGGTCTTCGCCATCCGCGACAAGGGCATAGCCGTCCTCGTCATCGAGCACGACATGCGGTTCATCTTCAACCTCTGCGACCGCGTCGCCGTCCTCGTCCAAGGCGAAAAACTCGTCGAGGGCGACAGCGCCACCGTGCAGGGCGACGAACGCGTCGTCGCCGCCTACCTCGGCGAACCCTTCGAAGACGCACCCGGCCAGGACGAGGTCGCCGAAGTCGAGGCCGCCGAAGCACACGCCGCGCCCGGCAAGGAGAACGACCGATGA